Proteins found in one Macadamia integrifolia cultivar HAES 741 unplaced genomic scaffold, SCU_Mint_v3 scaffold_259A, whole genome shotgun sequence genomic segment:
- the LOC122071535 gene encoding putative receptor like protein 25, whose translation MEKIIETFTTINLSGNKFQGNISAAIGELKALMGLNLSANDLTGQIPSSFSQLIRLESLDLSRNSLSGEIPQHLADLTFLSVLNLSQNHLTGRIPQGNQFGTFPAASYEGNLGLCGPPLPKRCGVIDSALPPALALEKEEDSTSILDWRFVIAGYCSGVIIGVVIGHTMFWRIIGCFKLTSRMRKLKRRQGSRKSKSHGRLK comes from the coding sequence atggagaagattaTAGAAACATTCACCACTATAAATCTTTCCGGCAACAAGTTTCAAGGAAATATTTCAGCTGCAATTGGGGAACTTAAAGCACTCATGGGACTCAATCTATCTGCAAATGACCTCACGGGTCAAATTCCATCTTCATTTTCTCAGTTGATCAGGCTTGAGTCATTagatctttctagaaatagttTATCGGGGGAAATCCCCCAACATTTGGCAGATCTCACATTCCTTTCAGTTTTGAATCTTTCACAAAACCATCTCACAGGAAGGATACCACAAGGCAACCAATTTGGAACATTTCCAGCTGCTTCATATGAAGGGAATTTGGGGTTATGTGGACCTCCATTACCAAAAAGATGTGGAGTCATAGATAGTGCATTACCTCCAGCTTTGGCactagaaaaggaagaagattcAACAAGTATACTTGATTGGAGATTTGTGATTGCAGGGTATTGTTCAGGAGTGATAATCGGGGTGGTGATTGGTCATACTATGTTTTGGAGAATCATTGGATGCTTCAAGCTAACATCAAGAATGAGAAAACTCAAGCGAAGACAAGGATCAAGGAAGAGCAAAAGCCATGGAAGACTAAAATGA
- the LOC122071537 gene encoding receptor-like protein 43, translated as MSSLLQLKHEQSCSYNYDTLKSWKPNTNCCSWTGVTCDGHTGHVIGLDLSSSGLCGPIHPTSGLFHLCHLQSLTLFNNSFNGSIPSGFDQLSELTHLDLSWNPFRGQIRANSTLFLLPNLQTLNLSSNIFEGSIPYGFDRLSKLVHLDLHWNSFDGQIHANSSIFHLPNLQSLDLSGNNFEGSIPYGFDRLYKLTHLALSENYFVGQIPLEISRLTNLVSLDLSFNTGLKLEKPNLRTLIHNLSSLIELDLDWVNMSDYDKNYWYRSLSSMLPNLQRLSLSNCSLSGPMDASLSNLHFLSELNVGFNNLSFMSIQELLGRLPSLRVLILSSTGLHGELPDNFFSLQPDLQDLYLSYNNLLSGNLPEFPHVNSLRYLGVISTPLCRKLPKSINNLKLLEALSNPFLFEGPIPSSFANLTNLHSLDLSDNSLTGQIPPFANPTNFLLLNLSYNSLTGQIPSFANLIQLYELDLSYNNLTGQIDSFFKDGDSNIRHIVLRNNLLQGPIPTSACSGETNLEVLDLSYNKLSGVIPKCSGPLVIGNLSVLNLEQNNLHGPIPDAYTKGCKLQIFKVNGNQLQGKLPTSFENCKDMELLDVGNNQLSDTFPFWLQSLPQLRVLVLQANKFYGPIKQKYSKATADSHSPFPLLHM; from the exons ATGTCTTCTTTGCTTCAACTGAAGCATGAGCAATCTTGTTCCTATAATTATGATACTCTCAAGTCTTGGAAGCCCAATACCAATTGTTGTTCATGGACTGGTGTCACTTGTGATGGACACACTGGTCATGTGATTGGTCTCGACCTCAGTTCATCTGGACTCTGTGGTCCTATCCATCCCACCAGTGGACTATTCCATCTTTGTCACCTCCAATCACTCACTCTGTTCAACAATTCATTTAATGGCTCTATTCCATCTGGGTTCGATCAACTCTCCGAGTTAACACATCTCGACCTCTCTTGGAATCCTTTTCGAGGTCAAATCCGTGCCAATTCTACCCTTTTCCTCCTTCCTAATCTCCAAACACTCAATCTCTCCTCCAATATATTCGAGGGCTCTATTCCATATGGGTTTGATCGACTCTCGAAGTTAGTACATCTCGACCTCCATTGGAATTCTTTTGATGGCCAAATCCATGCCAATTCTAGCATCTTCCACCTTCCTAACCTCCAATCACTTGATCTCTCTGGCAACAACTTCGAGGGCTCTATTCCATATGGGTTTGATCGACTCTACAAGTTAACACACCTTGCACTCTCGGAAAATTACTTTGTTGGTCAAATTCCATTAGAAATCTCCCGATTGACAAATTTGGTTTCTCTTGATCTCTCCTTCAACACagggttgaaacttgaaaaaccCAACCTGAGAACTCTTATTCATAATTTATCCAGTTTGATTGAGCTTGATCTTGATTGGGTGAACATGTCAGATTATGATAAGAATTATTGGTATCGGAGCTTATCCTCGATGCTCCCTAACCTTCAACGGCTATCATTGTCTAACTGTTCACTTTCAGGGCCCATGGATGCATCCCTTTCAAACCTTCATTTCCTCTCAGAGCTCAATGTTGGCTTCAACAATTTATCTTTCATGTCAATACAAGAACTCCTAGGGAGACTTCCTTCTTTGAGAGTATTGATACTCTCATCCACAGGATTGCATGGAGAGCTTCCAGACAACTTTTTCAGCCTACAACCAGACTTACAAGATTTGTACTTATCCTACAACAATCTTCTCTCAGGTAACTTACCAGAATTCCCTCATGTAAATTCTCTGCGGTATTTGGGGGTCATCTCAACCCCACTCTGTAGAAAGTTGCCCAAGTCGATCAACAATCTAAAGTTGTTGGAGGCATT GTCAAATCCCTTCCTTTTCGAAGGACCGATTCCATCTTCCTTTGCAAATCTTACCAACCTTCATTCTCTGGATCTTTCAGATAATAGTTTGACAGGCCAAATCCCTCCTTTTGCAAATCCTACCAACTTTCTACTTCTGAATCTTTCATATAATAGTTTGACGGGCCAAATCCCTTCTTTTGCAAATCTTATCCAACTTTACGAATTGGATCTTTCATATAATaatttgactggtcaaattGATTCCTTCTTCAAGGATGGAGATTCCAATATTAGGCACATAGTCTTAAGGAACAATTTGCTTCAAGGACCGATCCCTACCTCAGCCTGTAGTGGAGAAACTAATCTGGAAGTTCTTGATTTGTCTTATAACAAATTGAGCGGTGTGATTCCCAAGTGTTCTGGTCCCTTGGTAATTGGCAATCTAAGTGTCCTCAATCTAGAGCAGAACAACTTGCATGGGCCCATTCCTGATGCTTACACCAAAGGTTGCAAACTTCAAATATTCAAAGTCAATGGCAATCAACTCCAGGGGAAATTACCAACATCATTCGAAAATTGCAAGGATATGGAGTTGTTAGATGTTGGGAATAACCAGTTGAGCGACACCTTCCCCTTCTGGTTGCAAAGCCTACCCCAATTGCGTGTTTTGGTTTTGCAAGCTAACAAATTCTATGGTCCCATTAAACAAAAGTACTCAAAGGCTACTGCTGATTCTCATTCTCCCTTCCCACTGCTACAT ATGTAA